A part of Halorientalis sp. LT38 genomic DNA contains:
- a CDS encoding Gfo/Idh/MocA family protein produces MRYGIVGTGYWGKNHVRVASELRDAGVVDEVVVCDVDEERAADLAETHDAEYTTSHDRLDADAASVATPSPTHEGIATDLLETGTDLLVEKPLALSADAAWNVVETAEDHGRTLGVGHIFRYHAGLRELKRLVDAGELGEIEYLHTARFSFRVPRDTTGVLYSLAVHDVDVYDFLLEERPDRIHCDMHSTHREGIDETTTLTLDYGDTTGVIHSSWQVPAFGKRRDLAVTGTEGAAYLDYLADTEVEVYDASIVADDDGDLRKRDRGKTVHEAADAEPLKTELEEFVAAARAGRDPPASGRVGARTVALLERAADAAEAGEVVDVPAVSTRQTAPNTD; encoded by the coding sequence ATGAGATACGGGATCGTCGGCACGGGCTACTGGGGGAAAAATCACGTCAGGGTCGCGTCGGAGCTCCGGGACGCCGGCGTGGTCGACGAGGTCGTGGTCTGCGACGTCGACGAGGAGCGCGCGGCGGACCTGGCCGAGACTCACGACGCCGAGTACACCACTAGCCACGACCGCCTCGACGCCGACGCCGCCTCCGTAGCGACCCCCTCGCCCACCCACGAGGGGATCGCCACGGACCTGCTGGAGACGGGGACGGACCTGCTGGTCGAGAAACCGCTGGCGCTCTCGGCCGATGCGGCCTGGAACGTCGTCGAGACGGCCGAGGATCACGGGCGGACGCTCGGCGTCGGGCACATCTTCCGGTACCACGCCGGACTCAGGGAGCTGAAGCGCCTCGTCGACGCCGGCGAACTCGGCGAGATCGAGTACCTCCACACCGCCCGGTTTTCCTTCCGCGTCCCGCGGGACACGACGGGCGTGCTCTACTCGCTCGCCGTCCACGACGTCGACGTGTACGACTTCCTGCTCGAGGAGCGCCCCGACCGGATCCACTGCGACATGCACTCGACCCACCGCGAGGGCATCGACGAGACGACGACGCTCACCCTCGATTACGGGGACACGACGGGGGTCATCCACTCCTCCTGGCAGGTCCCGGCGTTCGGGAAGCGCCGCGACCTCGCCGTCACCGGCACCGAGGGCGCGGCCTACCTCGACTACCTCGCGGACACGGAGGTCGAGGTCTACGACGCGAGCATCGTCGCCGACGACGACGGCGACCTGCGGAAACGGGATCGTGGCAAGACGGTCCACGAGGCGGCCGACGCGGAACCGCTGAAGACCGAACTCGAGGAGTTCGTCGCGGCCGCACGGGCGGGCCGGGACCCGCCGGCCAGCGGTCGCGTCGGTGCGCGAACCGTCGCCCTGCTCGAACGCGCTGCGGACGCTGCCGAGGCCGGCGAGGTCGTCGACGTCCCCGCCGTCTCGACCCGTCAGACGGCACCGAATACGGATTAA
- a CDS encoding antitoxin VapB family protein: protein MGTKTIGIREEVYERLKARKREGESFTDVVDRLIEDSTADWREGFGTLPAEEAADLERAAERSRERVGAGSADRQTRAIAEMAEDDGDDETA from the coding sequence ATGGGAACGAAGACGATCGGGATCAGGGAGGAAGTCTACGAGCGGTTGAAGGCCCGCAAGCGCGAGGGCGAGAGCTTCACCGACGTCGTGGACCGCCTGATCGAGGATTCGACGGCCGACTGGCGCGAGGGGTTCGGGACGCTGCCGGCCGAGGAGGCCGCCGACCTGGAGCGGGCGGCCGAGCGCTCCCGCGAGCGCGTCGGGGCGGGAAGTGCCGACAGACAGACGCGAGCGATCGCCGAGATGGCGGAGGACGACGGTGACGACGAAACTGCTTGA
- a CDS encoding DegT/DnrJ/EryC1/StrS family aminotransferase translates to MSESVDFTDIYADEAMVDRATEVIRSGRYVKGPMVERFEEAFADFCGTDHAVGVASGTDAIYLSLKAAGVEPGDDVFVPAHTFFATVSPVLELGATPVFVDHDPETYTMDPDDLAEKVSAADDPAAVVPVHIYGHPAEMDAIGDVAADHDLAVIEDSCQAHGATYRGDRAGSLGDAGAFSFYPSKNVTVAGDGGMITTDAPDLAREARMLRNHGRNDDGEHVRLGLNHRLGELHAALGLEQLDHLDEWNENRRAAAERYTERLRDVDQVDPPVARDHVEHVFHLYVIRVPDRDDLQESLETAGIDTGVHYPVPTHEHPAVSERLDGTPQVPRTEELTDEILSLPMHPRITDTEIDQVCATIERHYDR, encoded by the coding sequence ATGTCCGAGTCCGTCGACTTCACAGACATCTACGCCGACGAGGCCATGGTCGACCGCGCGACCGAGGTCATCCGGAGCGGCCGCTACGTCAAGGGGCCGATGGTCGAGCGGTTCGAGGAAGCGTTCGCCGACTTCTGTGGGACCGACCACGCCGTCGGGGTCGCGAGCGGCACCGACGCGATCTACCTCTCGCTGAAGGCGGCCGGCGTCGAGCCCGGGGACGACGTGTTCGTGCCGGCACACACCTTCTTCGCGACGGTGAGCCCGGTGCTGGAACTCGGCGCGACCCCGGTGTTCGTCGACCACGACCCGGAGACGTACACGATGGATCCCGACGACCTGGCCGAGAAGGTGTCGGCGGCCGACGACCCCGCCGCCGTCGTCCCGGTCCACATCTACGGCCACCCCGCCGAGATGGACGCGATCGGTGACGTGGCCGCGGACCACGACCTCGCCGTGATCGAGGACTCCTGTCAGGCCCACGGCGCGACCTACAGGGGCGACCGCGCCGGGAGCCTGGGCGACGCGGGCGCGTTCAGCTTCTATCCCTCGAAGAACGTGACCGTCGCCGGCGACGGGGGGATGATCACGACGGACGCCCCGGACCTGGCTCGCGAGGCGCGAATGCTCCGCAATCACGGCCGCAACGACGACGGCGAACACGTCCGACTCGGCCTGAACCACCGCCTCGGCGAACTCCACGCCGCGCTGGGCCTCGAGCAACTCGACCACCTCGACGAGTGGAACGAGAACCGGCGGGCGGCCGCCGAGCGCTACACCGAGCGCCTGCGCGACGTCGATCAGGTCGACCCGCCGGTGGCGCGCGACCACGTCGAACACGTCTTCCACCTCTACGTGATCCGGGTGCCCGACCGGGACGACCTCCAGGAGTCGCTCGAGACGGCGGGGATCGACACGGGCGTTCACTACCCGGTCCCGACCCACGAACACCCGGCCGTCAGCGAGCGACTCGACGGAACGCCGCAGGTCCCCCGGACCGAGGAACTGACCGACGAGATCCTCTCGCTGCCGATGCACCCCCGCATCACTGACACGGAGATCGATCAGGTCTGCGCGACCATCGAGCGCCACTACGACCGATGA
- a CDS encoding methionyl-tRNA formyltransferase codes for MVSVAFFGSHPLGEACLERLVAHDEVTVETVVTYPRDHDAWWDGSVHERALDHDLPVLTIEDEDAVVGMDVDYLLSVYYPNILGPDLLNTPGEAALNLHQAELPRYRGSNVFSHSIMNARADDHWRHGTTLHVMAEDVDAGAIVDRNFVQITEDDTARSLYERVRGASIDLFEERLPSIVAREIDDLATPQSEYDGERYFYTKDSLTDLKEIPAEALATDDPETQLALYDRVRALDFPPHEPAWTRVGDRKLYLTKSDYEDVLAE; via the coding sequence ATGGTATCGGTCGCCTTCTTCGGCAGCCACCCGCTGGGCGAGGCGTGTCTGGAGCGCCTCGTCGCACACGACGAAGTCACCGTCGAGACGGTCGTCACCTACCCCCGGGATCACGACGCCTGGTGGGACGGGTCGGTCCACGAGCGCGCGCTCGATCACGACCTGCCGGTCCTGACGATCGAGGACGAGGACGCCGTCGTCGGCATGGACGTCGACTACCTCCTCAGCGTCTACTACCCGAACATACTGGGACCGGACCTGCTGAACACGCCGGGCGAGGCCGCGCTGAACCTCCACCAGGCCGAACTGCCGCGCTACCGGGGGAGCAACGTGTTCAGCCACTCGATCATGAACGCCCGCGCGGACGACCACTGGCGTCACGGGACGACGTTGCACGTCATGGCCGAGGACGTCGACGCCGGGGCGATCGTGGACCGCAACTTCGTCCAGATCACGGAGGACGACACGGCAAGGAGCCTCTACGAGCGGGTCCGGGGCGCCTCGATCGACCTGTTCGAGGAGCGCCTGCCCTCGATCGTCGCCCGCGAGATCGACGACCTCGCGACGCCCCAGTCCGAGTACGACGGAGAGCGGTACTTCTACACCAAGGACAGCCTGACCGACCTGAAGGAGATCCCCGCCGAAGCGCTCGCGACGGACGACCCGGAGACGCAACTGGCCCTCTACGACCGGGTCCGGGCGCTCGACTTCCCGCCCCACGAACCGGCCTGGACCCGCGTCGGCGACCGCAAACTCTACCTCACGAAGTCCGACTACGAGGACGTACTGGCCGAGTAG
- a CDS encoding PIN domain-containing protein: protein MTTKLLDTTFLIHYWAGRDAVADYLAEREETATFLTSTINLKEIAVGRRLQGELDPAEIRATFDWVEVVPFRSEHAVVAADLEAPLHEDGSTNRAELNSLAGDVLVAAVAEAADATVVTKNTTDFERLGVDAEAY from the coding sequence GTGACGACGAAACTGCTTGATACGACTTTCCTGATCCACTACTGGGCCGGTCGCGACGCGGTGGCCGACTACCTCGCGGAACGTGAGGAGACGGCGACCTTCCTGACGAGCACGATCAACCTGAAGGAGATCGCGGTCGGTCGACGGCTGCAGGGCGAACTCGATCCCGCGGAGATCCGGGCGACCTTCGACTGGGTCGAGGTGGTCCCCTTCCGGTCGGAGCACGCCGTCGTCGCCGCCGACCTGGAAGCGCCACTGCACGAGGACGGGTCGACGAACCGGGCGGAACTGAACTCGCTGGCCGGCGACGTGCTCGTCGCAGCCGTCGCCGAGGCGGCCGACGCGACGGTCGTGACGAAAAATACGACCGATTTCGAAAGGCTCGGTGTCGACGCCGAGGCGTACTGA